One uncultured Pseudodesulfovibrio sp. genomic window carries:
- a CDS encoding ABC transporter substrate-binding protein, protein MKRIILMVCALVLCASTAFAGTPVKVAHATWVGYGPLYIAKELGYFEKEGLDVDLVIIEDEAQYAAAMASGNIDGLGNVLDREVIHFAKGTPEVVVFGMDESSGGDGVVASGEVKTVADLKGKTVGLDKSSTSYFFFLSILKKYGVDEKDINITEMGASDAGAAFVAGSIDAAVTWEPWLTNAGQRDGGHVLVSSKDMPKTIVDVFVLNSDYVKKHPEVPAKMTKCWNEAIAWYEKNPDKGNEIMAKAMGLDTQEMADMASGVTFIGKDANKTFFDKSQANSVYEVADRAISFWKSKGIITKDVSVDTLISSDYVNAE, encoded by the coding sequence ATGAAACGCATTATTTTGATGGTCTGTGCGCTGGTGCTCTGTGCTTCCACCGCTTTTGCCGGTACGCCTGTGAAGGTGGCCCACGCCACCTGGGTCGGTTACGGCCCGCTGTATATCGCCAAGGAACTTGGCTATTTCGAGAAAGAAGGCCTGGACGTTGACCTGGTCATCATCGAGGACGAGGCCCAGTACGCCGCGGCCATGGCTTCGGGCAATATCGACGGTCTGGGCAACGTGCTCGACCGCGAGGTCATCCACTTCGCCAAGGGTACCCCGGAAGTCGTTGTCTTCGGCATGGACGAGTCCTCCGGCGGCGACGGCGTGGTCGCTTCGGGCGAAGTCAAGACCGTGGCCGACCTCAAGGGCAAGACCGTGGGTCTGGACAAGTCCTCCACCTCCTATTTCTTCTTCCTGTCCATCCTGAAAAAGTACGGCGTGGACGAGAAGGACATCAACATCACCGAGATGGGCGCTTCCGACGCTGGCGCGGCCTTCGTGGCCGGCAGCATCGACGCGGCCGTGACCTGGGAGCCCTGGCTGACCAACGCGGGCCAGCGCGACGGCGGCCACGTGCTCGTCTCCTCCAAGGACATGCCCAAGACCATCGTGGACGTGTTCGTGCTCAACTCCGATTACGTCAAGAAGCACCCCGAGGTTCCGGCCAAGATGACCAAGTGCTGGAACGAGGCCATTGCCTGGTACGAAAAGAACCCGGACAAGGGCAACGAGATCATGGCCAAGGCCATGGGTCTGGATACCCAGGAAATGGCCGATATGGCTTCCGGCGTGACCTTCATCGGCAAGGACGCCAACAAGACGTTCTTCGACAAGTCGCAGGCCAACAGCGTGTACGAGGTAGCCGACCGGGCCATCTCCTTCTGGAAGTCCAAGGGCATCATCACCAAGGACGTGTCCGTGGACACCCTGATCAGCTCCGACTACGTCAACGCCGAGTAG
- a CDS encoding NirD/YgiW/YdeI family stress tolerance protein, with translation MKRFTLALMLVFTVCVTTAFAATTFAGAFKAHDTKAHTVAEANASSVDTGVALHGRIVKVINDDSVLFADNTGELLLHMHNANKAAITNADVDVNGKIVGDLMYTEVQADSVTTR, from the coding sequence ATGAAGCGTTTTACCCTTGCTCTTATGCTCGTTTTTACCGTTTGCGTGACCACCGCGTTTGCCGCCACCACCTTTGCCGGCGCGTTCAAGGCTCATGACACCAAGGCCCACACCGTGGCCGAAGCCAATGCCTCCAGCGTGGACACCGGCGTGGCCCTGCACGGCCGCATCGTCAAGGTCATCAACGACGACAGCGTGCTGTTCGCCGACAACACCGGCGAGCTGCTTCTGCACATGCACAACGCCAACAAGGCCGCCATCACCAACGCTGATGTGGACGTCAACGGCAAGATCGTGGGCGACCTCATGTACACCGAAGTGCAGGCCGACTCCGTGACCACCCGCTAG
- a CDS encoding TetR/AcrR family transcriptional regulator gives MESDAKPRRGRPKAMSDEKRREQIVQTAEKLFVRKGYAGTCTHEIATKCKISKQTLYRIFPGKLDVFVAVVEAHRLKMIDFGDGYDDLPLEQALARMFMIDMDQANYEVRAGFLRTANMESLQHPQLREILRHHGGQKALDGLTEWLDKQCGKGRLVIANTRRAARMLLDSFTGAVFLDALGGFSWADREERIAHFKQCIDIFLHGALPHEPSDA, from the coding sequence ATGGAGTCCGATGCCAAGCCTCGGCGCGGTCGGCCCAAGGCCATGTCCGACGAAAAACGCCGTGAGCAGATAGTTCAGACGGCCGAGAAACTCTTTGTTCGCAAAGGGTACGCCGGGACATGCACCCACGAGATCGCGACCAAGTGCAAAATTTCCAAGCAGACTTTGTACCGGATTTTTCCTGGCAAGCTTGATGTGTTCGTTGCCGTGGTCGAGGCCCATCGTCTGAAGATGATCGACTTCGGAGACGGTTACGACGACCTGCCCCTGGAACAGGCGCTGGCCCGCATGTTTATGATTGATATGGACCAGGCCAATTACGAGGTCCGCGCGGGCTTTTTGCGTACCGCCAACATGGAATCCCTGCAGCACCCGCAACTGCGTGAAATCCTGCGTCATCACGGCGGGCAAAAGGCGCTCGACGGGCTGACGGAATGGCTGGACAAACAATGCGGCAAGGGGCGGTTGGTCATCGCGAACACGAGACGCGCGGCCCGCATGCTTCTGGATTCGTTCACCGGGGCCGTCTTCCTCGATGCCCTGGGCGGGTTCAGCTGGGCCGACCGGGAGGAACGTATCGCGCACTTCAAGCAATGCATCGACATCTTCCTCCACGGGGCCCTGCCGCACGAGCCAAGCGACGCTTAG
- a CDS encoding ABC transporter permease: protein MKQGNPTVRKGAWLAAASLSAVFGIWAVLAYTGSVKPLFLPPPHKVFLSFGAMYKEGVLFSYTWDSVYRVMVGWSLAAVFGVPLGLFIATSKRAAHMVAPVMEFARYLPVVALVPLTLLYFGIGDAQKFAIIFLGTFFQLVLMVADSVANVPADLSRAAATLGANRMQTYRLVLFPGALPGIMDDLRITVGWAWTYLVVAELVAANSGLGYMILRAQRFLAIDRIFAGLIIIGLLGLLTDYLFKLLARIITPWSEKR, encoded by the coding sequence ATGAAACAAGGTAATCCGACCGTGCGGAAAGGGGCGTGGCTGGCGGCCGCGTCCCTGTCCGCCGTCTTCGGCATATGGGCGGTCCTGGCCTACACCGGCTCGGTCAAGCCCCTGTTCCTGCCGCCGCCGCACAAGGTCTTCCTGTCCTTCGGGGCCATGTACAAGGAAGGCGTTCTCTTTTCCTATACCTGGGACAGCGTGTACCGCGTCATGGTCGGCTGGTCTCTGGCCGCCGTGTTCGGCGTACCGCTCGGGCTGTTCATCGCCACGTCCAAGCGCGCCGCGCACATGGTCGCCCCGGTCATGGAGTTCGCCCGTTACCTGCCGGTGGTCGCCCTCGTGCCGCTGACCCTGCTCTATTTCGGCATTGGCGACGCCCAGAAATTCGCCATCATCTTTCTGGGCACCTTCTTCCAGCTGGTCCTGATGGTCGCGGACAGCGTGGCCAACGTGCCCGCGGACCTGAGCCGGGCCGCCGCCACTCTGGGCGCCAACCGCATGCAGACCTACCGCCTGGTCCTGTTCCCCGGCGCGCTGCCGGGCATCATGGATGACCTGCGCATCACGGTGGGCTGGGCCTGGACCTATCTGGTGGTTGCCGAGCTGGTGGCCGCCAACTCGGGCCTGGGCTACATGATCCTGCGCGCCCAGCGGTTCCTGGCCATCGACCGCATCTTCGCCGGGCTGATCATCATCGGCCTGCTCGGTCTGTTGACCGACTACCTCTTCAAACTGCTTGCGCGCATCATAACCCCCTGGAGCGAGAAACGATGA
- a CDS encoding ABC transporter ATP-binding protein, which translates to MTMLSINNMGKVFDSNKGEVTALEDINLTVDRGELAVIVGPSGCGKSTLLNIVAGLEHASSGEAVLEGQPITGPGADRGMVFQSYTLFPWLTVRKNVEFGLRLKGVPAAERAEIARKYIALVGLAEFENALPKELSGGMKQRVAIARVLANKPVMLLMDEPFGALDAQTRLLLQELLLDVWRQESSTILFITHDIDEAILLADNVYIMSRRPGRIKAKVPVNIARPRDHKASLTAEFSEVKSQIMELLWEEIAAG; encoded by the coding sequence ATGACCATGCTTTCCATCAACAACATGGGCAAGGTCTTCGACTCCAACAAGGGAGAGGTGACCGCGCTCGAGGACATCAACCTGACCGTGGACCGTGGCGAACTGGCCGTTATCGTCGGACCGTCCGGTTGCGGCAAGTCCACTCTGCTGAACATCGTGGCCGGTCTGGAGCACGCCTCGTCCGGTGAGGCCGTGCTCGAAGGGCAGCCCATCACCGGGCCGGGCGCGGACCGGGGCATGGTCTTCCAGTCCTACACGCTGTTTCCCTGGCTGACCGTGCGCAAGAACGTGGAGTTCGGCCTGCGGCTCAAGGGCGTGCCCGCTGCCGAGCGTGCGGAGATCGCCCGCAAGTACATCGCCCTGGTTGGGCTGGCCGAGTTCGAGAACGCCCTGCCCAAGGAGCTCTCCGGCGGCATGAAGCAGCGCGTGGCCATCGCCCGCGTGCTGGCCAACAAGCCGGTCATGCTGCTCATGGACGAACCCTTCGGGGCTCTGGATGCCCAGACCCGACTGTTGCTGCAGGAACTCCTCCTGGACGTCTGGCGGCAGGAATCGAGCACCATTCTGTTCATCACCCACGACATCGACGAGGCCATTCTGCTGGCCGACAACGTCTACATCATGTCCAGGCGACCGGGCCGTATCAAAGCCAAGGTTCCGGTGAACATCGCCCGTCCGCGCGACCACAAGGCCTCGCTGACCGCGGAGTTCTCCGAGGTCAAATCGCAGATTATGGAACTGCTCTGGGAAGAGATCGCGGCGGGTTAG
- a CDS encoding efflux RND transporter permease subunit has protein sequence MSEFFIRRPIFAWVIAIVIMLAGLLALDTLSISQYPDIAPTTVRITCTYPGADAKTVENSVTKVIEQGMTGIDYLDYMTSTSTSTGRTEISLTFTNAANPDVAQMQVQNKLQQVTSQLPDVVQSNGLSVTKSSASFLMVLGFVSTDDTLTSTDIADFVDSSLNDTLKRVEGVGDTRLFSSSYAMRIWLNPDELTEYSLMPGDVARAIEAQNTQISAGQLGGLPAVQGQQLNATITARSRLQTPEQFRNIIIKSSSDGSVVRIRDVARVELDAESYTTSTTYNNHPTAGLAIQLATGANAIQTAEAVEKTIEELRPTFPAGVDVVYPYDTTPFVKLSIEDVIETLIEAIILVFIVMFLFLQNIRATFIPTIAVPVVLLGTFAVLSVMGYSINTLTMFAMVLAIGLLVDDAIVVVENVERVMATEGVGAREATSKSMKEISGALIGIATVLSAVFVPMAFFGGSVGVIYRQFSVTIVSAMLLSVVVALILTPALCAAMLKPSHGESKSRFFGWFNRAFDYGTNAYHDGTAWILKRTGRFLLVFLLITGIMGWMFYRLPSSFLPMEDQGILIAMVQLPTGATQERTKRVLKEVSDHFLNEEKEAVEGVLTVAGFSFSGAGQNVGIGFIRLKPFDEREDPALSAQAVAGRAMGAFMKNREARIFTLAPPAIHGMGNSNGFDFYLRDINGAGHQKLMEVRNQFLGMAAQSPLLANTRPNGQEDEPQYHIDIDEAKASALGLSFSDINTTLSTAWGSDYVNDFIDRGRVKPVYLQGDSDFRMQPEDVNRWFVRNDKGGMVPFASFATGRWTYDSPRLERYNGSSALEIQGEAAAGVSSGDAMAEVRKLVSQLPAGYAMSWTGLSAQEELSGNQAAPLYAISVLVVFLCLAALYESWSIPFAVIMAVPIGIFGALLAASSFGQSNDVYFKVGLLTTIGLTAKNAILIVEFAVAEQAAGLGVIKATLKAAKLRLRPILMTSFAFILGVLPLAIASGAGSGAQNSVGIGVMGGMISATMLGVFFIPLLYVGLRKVFKYKPPQYMEDDPSSAQAASDAPEAPDEKA, from the coding sequence ATGTCCGAGTTCTTTATCCGGCGGCCCATCTTCGCGTGGGTTATCGCCATTGTCATCATGCTCGCGGGCCTTCTGGCCCTCGACACGCTGTCCATCTCCCAGTATCCCGACATCGCCCCGACCACGGTCCGGATCACCTGCACCTACCCCGGTGCGGACGCCAAGACCGTTGAGAACTCGGTGACCAAGGTCATCGAGCAGGGCATGACCGGTATCGACTACCTCGACTACATGACCTCCACTTCGACCTCCACGGGCCGGACGGAGATCTCTCTGACCTTCACCAACGCGGCCAACCCGGACGTTGCCCAGATGCAGGTCCAGAACAAGCTGCAGCAGGTCACTTCCCAGTTGCCCGACGTAGTCCAGTCCAACGGTCTGAGCGTTACCAAATCGTCGGCCAGCTTCCTCATGGTTCTCGGCTTCGTCTCCACCGACGACACCCTGACCTCCACGGACATCGCCGACTTCGTCGACAGCTCCCTGAACGACACCCTCAAGCGCGTGGAAGGCGTCGGCGACACCCGCTTGTTCTCCTCGTCCTACGCCATGCGCATCTGGCTCAACCCGGACGAGCTGACCGAATATTCGCTCATGCCCGGCGACGTGGCCCGGGCCATCGAAGCGCAGAACACCCAGATTTCCGCCGGACAGCTCGGCGGCCTGCCCGCGGTGCAGGGACAGCAGCTCAACGCGACCATCACCGCGCGCTCGCGTCTCCAGACCCCTGAGCAGTTCCGCAACATCATCATCAAGAGTTCCTCGGACGGCTCGGTGGTCCGCATCCGTGACGTGGCCAGGGTCGAACTCGACGCCGAGAGCTACACCACCAGCACCACCTACAACAACCACCCGACCGCTGGTTTGGCCATTCAGCTGGCCACCGGCGCCAACGCCATCCAGACAGCCGAGGCGGTTGAAAAGACGATCGAGGAACTGAGACCCACGTTCCCGGCCGGAGTGGACGTCGTCTACCCTTACGACACCACGCCGTTCGTCAAACTGTCCATCGAGGACGTCATCGAGACCCTGATCGAGGCCATCATCCTGGTCTTCATCGTCATGTTCCTGTTCCTGCAGAACATCCGGGCCACGTTCATCCCGACCATCGCCGTGCCAGTCGTCCTGCTCGGCACATTCGCGGTGCTCTCGGTAATGGGGTACTCGATCAACACGCTGACAATGTTCGCCATGGTCCTTGCCATCGGCCTGCTCGTCGACGACGCCATCGTCGTTGTCGAGAACGTGGAGCGCGTCATGGCCACCGAAGGGGTGGGCGCCCGCGAGGCCACGAGCAAGTCCATGAAGGAAATCTCCGGCGCCCTGATCGGTATCGCCACGGTTCTGTCCGCGGTGTTCGTGCCCATGGCCTTCTTCGGCGGTTCGGTGGGCGTCATCTACCGCCAGTTCTCGGTGACCATCGTCTCGGCCATGCTCCTGTCCGTCGTGGTCGCCCTGATCCTGACACCGGCCCTGTGCGCGGCCATGCTCAAGCCGTCCCACGGCGAGTCCAAGTCCCGCTTCTTCGGCTGGTTCAACCGGGCGTTCGACTACGGGACCAACGCCTACCACGACGGCACGGCCTGGATACTGAAACGTACCGGCCGGTTCCTGCTGGTCTTTCTGCTCATCACCGGCATCATGGGCTGGATGTTCTACCGCCTGCCCAGTTCGTTCCTTCCCATGGAGGACCAGGGTATCTTGATCGCCATGGTCCAGCTGCCCACGGGCGCGACCCAGGAGCGGACCAAGCGGGTCCTGAAGGAAGTCAGCGACCATTTCCTGAACGAAGAAAAGGAGGCCGTTGAGGGCGTCCTGACCGTTGCCGGCTTCAGCTTCAGCGGCGCGGGACAGAACGTCGGTATCGGCTTCATTCGACTCAAGCCGTTCGATGAACGCGAGGACCCCGCCCTGTCGGCCCAGGCCGTCGCCGGGCGGGCCATGGGGGCCTTCATGAAGAACCGCGAAGCGCGGATCTTCACCCTTGCCCCCCCCGCCATCCACGGCATGGGCAACTCCAACGGCTTCGACTTCTACCTGCGCGACATCAACGGCGCCGGTCACCAGAAGCTCATGGAAGTGCGCAACCAGTTCCTGGGCATGGCGGCCCAGAGCCCGCTGCTCGCCAACACCCGACCCAACGGTCAGGAGGACGAGCCGCAGTACCACATCGACATCGACGAGGCCAAGGCCAGCGCGCTGGGACTTTCCTTCTCGGATATCAACACCACCCTGTCCACTGCCTGGGGTAGCGACTACGTCAACGACTTCATCGACCGAGGCCGCGTCAAGCCGGTTTATCTCCAGGGCGACAGCGACTTCCGCATGCAGCCCGAGGACGTGAACCGCTGGTTCGTGCGCAACGACAAGGGCGGCATGGTGCCGTTCGCCTCGTTCGCCACCGGTCGCTGGACCTACGACTCCCCGCGCCTGGAGCGCTACAACGGCTCCTCCGCCTTGGAAATCCAGGGTGAGGCCGCCGCCGGAGTCAGCTCGGGCGACGCCATGGCCGAGGTCAGGAAGCTGGTCTCCCAGCTCCCGGCCGGCTACGCCATGTCCTGGACCGGCCTGTCCGCCCAGGAGGAACTCTCCGGCAACCAGGCCGCACCGCTCTATGCCATCTCGGTGCTCGTGGTCTTCCTCTGTCTGGCCGCATTGTACGAAAGCTGGTCCATCCCGTTCGCCGTCATCATGGCCGTTCCCATCGGCATCTTCGGCGCTCTGCTGGCAGCCAGTTCCTTCGGACAGAGCAACGACGTCTACTTCAAGGTCGGTCTGCTAACGACCATCGGTCTGACCGCCAAGAACGCCATTCTTATCGTGGAGTTCGCCGTGGCCGAACAGGCCGCCGGTTTGGGCGTCATCAAGGCCACCCTCAAGGCGGCCAAACTTCGCCTGCGGCCCATTCTGATGACCTCGTTCGCCTTCATCCTCGGCGTTCTCCCCCTCGCCATCGCCTCGGGCGCCGGCTCAGGTGCGCAGAACTCCGTTGGTATCGGCGTCATGGGCGGTATGATATCGGCCACCATGCTCGGCGTCTTCTTCATTCCGCTGCTCTACGTGGGCCTGCGCAAGGTCTTCAAGTACAAGCCGCCGCAGTACATGGAAGACGACCCGTCGTCCGCCCAGGCGGCTTCGGATGCCCCCGAGGCTCCGGACGAAAAAGCCTAG
- a CDS encoding efflux RND transporter periplasmic adaptor subunit gives MKSLSSVKEESALQILSIYPRPSTGRISFISLLLLSLLTLGGLAGCEDKTPKASATRAPVEVGVEVLHPQSVPLTTELPGRTTASLVAEVRPQVDGILRERLFREGSEVEAGDVLYRVVPSTYKAEYSNALAALKRAQAALPSSESKAKRYAELIEQGAISEQDYQDAKAVYEADLAAIASAKAALESAKISLDYTEIKAPISGRVEMSDLTPGALVTANQSAPLTTIRQLDPINVDLTQSSTTMLNLRQAITSGEISVEGKTMKVKLKLENGTIYPYEGTVEFAGAKVDESTGTYTLRAEFPNPDRLLLPGMYVRALIQDGVYQNGFLVPQLAVGRTPKGEPTAMFVDKDNKVQQRTLKVRGSYGNSWLVGSGIEDGDRLLILGSQSVRPGQVVTVKEMVVDDATGEIKPVSEGAAPATEAKES, from the coding sequence ATGAAGTCGCTTTCGAGCGTCAAGGAGGAATCCGCATTGCAGATCCTGTCCATATACCCCCGTCCTTCGACGGGCCGAATCTCTTTTATTTCCTTGCTCCTGCTCAGCCTGCTGACCCTTGGAGGGCTGGCCGGTTGTGAGGACAAAACCCCCAAGGCCTCGGCCACAAGAGCCCCGGTTGAGGTCGGCGTCGAGGTGCTGCATCCGCAGTCCGTGCCCCTGACCACCGAGCTTCCGGGACGGACCACCGCCTCGCTGGTGGCTGAAGTCCGCCCGCAGGTGGACGGCATCCTGCGCGAGCGCCTGTTCCGCGAGGGCAGCGAGGTCGAAGCCGGTGACGTGCTCTACCGGGTCGTTCCCTCCACCTACAAGGCCGAATACAGCAACGCCCTGGCCGCTCTCAAGCGCGCCCAGGCCGCCCTGCCCAGTTCCGAAAGCAAGGCCAAGCGCTATGCCGAACTGATCGAACAGGGAGCCATTTCCGAGCAGGACTATCAGGACGCCAAGGCCGTGTACGAAGCGGACCTGGCGGCCATCGCCTCGGCCAAGGCCGCCCTGGAAAGCGCCAAGATCAGCCTGGACTACACCGAGATCAAGGCCCCGATCAGCGGCCGCGTCGAGATGTCCGACCTGACTCCCGGCGCGCTGGTCACCGCCAACCAGAGCGCCCCCCTGACGACCATCCGCCAGCTTGACCCCATCAACGTGGACCTGACCCAGTCGAGCACGACCATGCTCAACCTGCGCCAGGCCATCACCTCGGGCGAGATTTCGGTCGAAGGCAAGACCATGAAGGTCAAGCTCAAGCTCGAAAACGGAACCATCTACCCCTACGAGGGGACGGTCGAGTTCGCCGGCGCCAAGGTCGACGAGTCCACCGGCACCTATACCCTGCGTGCCGAGTTCCCCAACCCTGACCGGCTCCTGCTGCCCGGCATGTACGTCCGCGCTCTCATCCAGGACGGCGTGTATCAGAACGGCTTTTTGGTGCCCCAGCTGGCCGTCGGCCGGACCCCGAAGGGTGAACCCACCGCCATGTTCGTGGACAAGGACAACAAGGTCCAGCAGCGTACCCTCAAGGTGCGCGGCAGCTACGGCAACTCCTGGCTGGTCGGTTCCGGCATCGAGGACGGCGACCGTCTGCTGATTCTGGGCTCCCAGTCCGTCCGCCCGGGCCAGGTCGTGACCGTCAAGGAGATGGTTGTGGACGACGCCACAGGCGAAATCAAGCCCGTTTCGGAGGGCGCCGCTCCCGCCACCGAAGCCAAGGAAAGCTAG
- a CDS encoding ADP-ribosylglycohydrolase family protein, translating into MSKDNFRDRAAGAIMGAFIGDALGLGPHWYYDLNEMRRDYGEWIDGYTDPKPGRYHEGMKAGQLSQAGFILKLTVRSLVERGQYSEEDFCRRMDEELFPRLNGEPAHGPGGYTSQSIRETWRRRVEQELPWGQTGGQADTTEAIERALSIAVRYALDPGKLASAVSRNTVLTQADDVVVSMTVAYCAVLGMLVQGNRLDPNLPGKLMKLVKDGSLPFHAVTREGFKAPRPGDPDPPRVGRFASPDALLSPGFMATAAADPDIRIEPAWKVSLVYGMPCAIYHMLPAAYYLAARFHDDFESAVLNSLNGGGQNQARTILTGALVGAQVGLSGIPDRFLDGLEEGETLLKLARDLADQAAEHQSA; encoded by the coding sequence ATGTCCAAAGACAATTTTCGCGATCGTGCCGCCGGGGCGATCATGGGCGCATTCATCGGTGACGCACTCGGGTTGGGACCGCATTGGTATTATGATCTCAACGAAATGCGACGCGACTACGGCGAATGGATCGACGGCTATACCGACCCCAAACCAGGCCGCTATCACGAGGGTATGAAGGCGGGCCAGCTTTCGCAGGCCGGATTCATCCTCAAGCTGACGGTTCGCTCCCTGGTGGAGCGCGGCCAATATTCGGAGGAGGATTTCTGCCGCCGAATGGACGAGGAACTTTTTCCCCGACTCAACGGAGAACCCGCGCACGGGCCGGGTGGCTACACCAGCCAGTCCATCCGTGAGACATGGCGGCGTCGCGTGGAGCAGGAGTTGCCCTGGGGCCAGACCGGCGGCCAGGCGGACACCACCGAAGCCATCGAGCGAGCCCTGTCCATTGCGGTGCGCTACGCCCTGGACCCTGGCAAGCTGGCCTCAGCCGTAAGCCGAAATACGGTCCTGACCCAGGCCGACGACGTGGTCGTGTCCATGACCGTGGCCTATTGTGCGGTGCTGGGCATGCTGGTGCAGGGAAACCGCCTGGACCCGAACCTGCCGGGCAAGCTCATGAAGCTGGTCAAGGACGGCAGCCTGCCGTTTCACGCCGTCACCCGCGAAGGGTTCAAGGCTCCGCGCCCGGGTGACCCCGACCCGCCGCGTGTTGGCCGCTTCGCCTCGCCCGACGCCCTGCTTTCGCCCGGTTTCATGGCCACCGCTGCCGCGGACCCGGACATCCGCATCGAGCCCGCATGGAAGGTCTCCCTGGTCTACGGCATGCCCTGCGCCATTTACCATATGCTCCCGGCTGCCTATTATCTGGCGGCCCGATTCCACGACGATTTCGAGTCCGCCGTGCTCAATTCACTGAACGGCGGCGGACAGAACCAGGCCCGAACCATTCTGACCGGCGCTCTGGTCGGAGCGCAGGTGGGCCTGTCCGGCATTCCCGACCGTTTTCTGGACGGACTGGAAGAGGGTGAAACGCTGCTGAAGCTGGCCAGGGACCTGGCAGACCAGGCAGCCGAACACCAATCGGCCTGA
- a CDS encoding class III extradiol ring-cleavage dioxygenase yields the protein MNKEKHTVLYISHGAGPLPVLGDEGHTEMVDNLKLLAREIPRPSAILVVSAHWEETVPTVTTSKRPELYYDYYGFPAESYELQYPAPGEPDLARSVREALADKGFKTGTEDERGLDHGVFIPLTIMFPEADIPCVQLSLIKGLDPAAHVAMGEALAGLDYDNLLIIGSGFSFHNMRAFFAQDTDETRSRNEGFEQWLIETCSAPDLDYEERKKRLVDWESAPHARYCHPREEHLLPLHVCCGATGKASTEYYRLNIIGKRSSAYRW from the coding sequence ATGAACAAAGAGAAGCACACCGTGCTGTACATCTCCCACGGCGCGGGCCCTCTGCCCGTGCTGGGCGACGAGGGTCATACGGAGATGGTCGACAACCTCAAACTACTGGCCCGCGAAATTCCAAGGCCCTCGGCCATACTCGTGGTCAGCGCCCACTGGGAAGAAACCGTCCCCACCGTGACCACCTCGAAACGGCCCGAGCTGTACTACGACTATTACGGCTTCCCGGCCGAGTCCTATGAATTGCAATACCCCGCGCCGGGTGAACCGGACCTGGCCCGGTCCGTGCGCGAAGCCCTCGCGGACAAGGGCTTCAAGACCGGCACGGAAGACGAACGCGGCCTGGATCACGGCGTGTTCATCCCGCTGACGATCATGTTCCCCGAAGCGGATATTCCGTGCGTCCAGCTCTCCCTGATCAAGGGGCTCGATCCGGCTGCCCACGTGGCCATGGGCGAAGCCCTGGCCGGGCTGGACTACGACAACCTGCTGATCATCGGGTCCGGATTCTCCTTCCACAACATGCGCGCCTTTTTTGCGCAGGACACGGACGAGACCCGGTCCAGGAACGAAGGGTTCGAGCAGTGGCTGATCGAAACCTGCTCGGCCCCGGACCTGGACTACGAAGAAAGGAAAAAGCGGCTGGTCGACTGGGAGTCCGCGCCCCACGCGCGTTACTGCCACCCGCGCGAGGAACATCTCCTGCCCCTGCACGTATGCTGCGGCGCGACGGGAAAGGCCAGCACCGAATACTACAGGCTGAACATCATCGGGAAGCGATCGAGCGCTTATCGTTGGTAG